A stretch of Limanda limanda chromosome 7, fLimLim1.1, whole genome shotgun sequence DNA encodes these proteins:
- the LOC133005199 gene encoding succinate dehydrogenase [ubiquinone] iron-sulfur subunit, mitochondrial-like, with product MSAICVSLSRNLLVARSCGVMAMGRSVQTAAAPVTEPRIKKFQIYRWDPDSAGDKPRMQTYEIDLDRCGPMVLDALIKIKNDIDPTLTFRRSCREGICGSCAMNINGGNTLACLNKIDTNTNKPTKIYPLPHMYVVKDLVPDMSNFYAQYKSIEPYLKKKDEAQEGKEQYFQSVEDRQKLDGLYECILCACCSTSCPSYWWNGDKYLGPAVLMQAYRWMIDSRDEFTEERLSKLQDPFSLYRCHTIMNCTKTCPKGLNPGKAIAEIKKMMATYKEKKAATS from the exons ATGTCGGCGATCTGTGTGTCCCTGAGTCGTAACCTCCTGGTTGCCAGGAGCTGTGGCGTCATGGCG ATGGGGCGGTCGGTTCAgacagcagctgctcctgtTACTGAACCCAGAATCAAGAAGTTCCAGATTTACCGCTGGGACCCCGACAGCGCCGGAGACAAACCCCGAATGCAGACTTATGAAATTGATTTAGACAG ATGTGGTCCAATGGTTCTGGATGCCCTCATTAAGATTAAGAATGACATAGACCCCACGCTCACATTCAGACGCTCATGCCGTGAGG gtaTTTGCGGCTCATGTGCCATGAACATTAATGGAGGCAACACGCTGGCGTGTCTTAATAAGATCgacacaaacaccaacaaaccaaccaagaTTTATCCTCTTCCACACATGTATGTGGTCAAAGATCTGGTGCCT GATATGAGCAACTTTTATGCACAATACAAATCCATTGAGCCCTACCTGAAAAAGAAGGATGAAGCTCAAGAAGGGAAGGAGCAGTATTTCCAGTCGGTGGAGGACAGACAAAAACTG GACGGCCTCTACGAATGCATCCTCTGTGCTTGCTGCAGCACCAGCTGTCCCAGCTACTGGTGGAACGGAGACAAATACCTGGGACCTGCTGTCCTGATGCAG GCGTATCGTTGGATGATTGACTCCCGTGATGAATTCACTGAGGAACGTCTGTCTAAACTTCAGGACCCCTTCTCTCTCTACCGCTGCCACACCATCATGAACTGCACGAAGACTTGTCCCAAG GGACTCAACCCAGGAAAGGCCATTGCAGAGATCAAGAAAATGATGGCGACTTACAAAGAGAAGAAAGCAGCAACATCGTGA
- the tmem240a gene encoding transmembrane protein 240 produces the protein MHMLTTTMIFMILGASVVMAIACLMDMNALLDRFHNYILPHLRGEDRVCHCNCGRHHVHYVIPYDGDHSLVDSSENYFVSDSVTKQEMDLMLGLLLGFCISWLLLWLDGVLHCAVRAWRASRYYDTPSWSWLPQFCNLRDLRRRAQLRNMEDSTGNMVHIKQKLYHNGHPSPRHL, from the exons ATGCATATGCTCACAACCACCATGATTTTTATGATTCTTGGTGCTTCAGTTGTAATG GCGATAGCCTGTTTAATGGACATGAACGCACTACTGGACCGCTTTCACAACTACATCCTACCGCATCTACGAGGGGAGGACCGCGTCTGTCACTGCAACTGTGGAAG ACATCATGTCCACTATGTAATCCCGTATGATGGGGACCATTCCTTGGTGGACTCATCAGAGAACTACTTTGTGAGTGACAGCGTGACCAAGCAGGAGATGGACTTGATGCTGGGGCTGCTGCTGGGCTTCTGCATcagctggctgctgctgtggctggacGGAGTCCTCCACTGTGCCGTCCGGGCCTGGAGGGCGAGCCGCTACTACG ATACCCCGTCCTGGTCATGGCTGCCTCAGTTCTGCAACCTCCGAGACCTCCGTCGCCGGGCCCAGCTCCGGAATATGGAGGACTCCACTGGCAACATGGTCCACATCAAGCAGAAGCTCTACCACAATGGCCACCCTAGTCCCCGCCACCTTTGA
- the otud3 gene encoding OTU domain-containing protein 3: MSRKQTSKPVRSNKKSELERKRDDRAARRAIVKDRKNRPQDGDEGAEFASFSIQLQTLGLKLREVPGDGNCLFRALGDQLEGHSRGHHRLRQETVQYMTTYRHDFEPFVEDDVPFTQHLSSLSQPGTFAGNDAIVAFARSQQVKVVIHQLNTPLWEINGAVKQVSRELHIAYRYGDHYDSVRRVGDNSESPAQLRIENMQNSPGQQREFGDGQRERQKNPCPTAFEEDNVILSSIKNRGIQVDEENLLQLSAATINAEWLFGSVLGQSCQGQCSSGSCSACRAAATDCSEHKQPAEGSNIQKHKVSNKQRKEQQRQEKKKRQEDRHRQKFLQSNGSQDQNQPESVTLVPALNTLSI; encoded by the exons ATGTCGAGGAAACAGACGTCCAAACCTGTGCGGAGCAATAAAAAGAGCGAACTGGAACGCAAGAGGGACGACCGGGCCGCTCGCCGGGCCATCGTGAAGGACCGCAAGAACCGGCCCCAGGAcggagatgaaggagcagagtTTGCCAGTTTCTCCATTCAGCTCCAGACACTGGGACTGAAGCTGAGAGAAGTCCCCGGGGACGG aaacTGCCTGTTCAGAGCTTTAGGCGACCAGTTAGAAGGTCACTCCCGGGGTCACCACCGGCTTCGCCAGGAGACTGTTCAGTATATGACGACCTATCGACATGACTTTGAACCCTTCGTGGAAGATGACGTGCCCTTCACACAGCACT TGTCGAGCCTCTCTCAACCCGGTACATTCGCTGGCAATGACGCTATTGTAGCCTTTGCTCGCAGTCAACAGGTGAAAGTGGTCATCCATCAGCTGAACACACCACTGTGGGAG ATAAATGGTGCAGTAAAGCAGGTGAGCAGAGAGCTACACATTGCCTACCGCTATGGAGATCATTATGACAGTGTCAGGCGGGTGGGAGACAACTCTGAAAGTCCTGCTCAGCTCCGCATAGAG AACATGCAGAATTCGCCAGGCCAGCAGCGTGAGTTTGGGGACGGTCAGAGGGAGCGACAGAAAAACCCTTGCCCCACAGCCTTCGAGGAGGACAACGTGATCCTGAGCTCCATCAAGAATCGAGGAATCCAGG TTGATGAGGAGAACCTTCTCCAGCTGAGTGCAGCTACCATCAATGCTGAGTGGCTTTTCGGCTCGGTGCTGGGTCAGTCCTGCCAGGGCCAATGCTCCTCAGGATCCTGCTCagcctgcagagctgcagccacaGACTGCAGTGAGCACAAgcagccagcagagggcagcaacATACAAAAGCATAAG GTATCAAACAAGCagaggaaggagcagcagaggcaagagaagaagaagcgtcAGGAGGACAGGCATCGGCAAAAGTTTCTCCAGAGCAATGGAAgccaggaccagaaccagccggAATCTGTTACTTTAGTACCAGCTCTCAACACGCTCAGTATATAG